A single region of the Salarchaeum japonicum genome encodes:
- a CDS encoding SOS response-associated peptidase, which yields MCGRYAVFLDPATFERSFGVEPPAGYETYNAAPSQSLPVVRERGETSDREAATPAWGFVPSWAGDDYSPNINARAETVRETSSFAEAYRERRCLVPASGFYEWREESGENRPYYFEREDGEPFAMAGIWSERVPETTQTGLGAFAGDGPSDPEPVETFAVLTRAATGTVADYHHRESVVVAPDDYGTWLSGDDPLDDVLAESASFRAHRVSSAVNDPGNDAPELTRPV from the coding sequence ATGTGCGGGCGGTACGCGGTGTTCCTCGACCCGGCGACGTTCGAGCGGTCGTTCGGCGTGGAACCGCCCGCGGGCTACGAGACGTACAACGCCGCGCCGAGTCAGTCCCTGCCGGTCGTGCGCGAGCGCGGCGAGACGAGTGACAGAGAGGCGGCGACGCCCGCGTGGGGGTTCGTGCCGTCGTGGGCGGGCGACGACTACTCGCCGAACATCAACGCCCGCGCGGAGACCGTGCGGGAGACGTCGAGTTTCGCGGAGGCGTACCGGGAGCGGCGGTGTCTCGTGCCCGCGAGCGGGTTCTACGAGTGGCGCGAGGAGTCGGGGGAGAACCGACCGTACTACTTCGAGCGCGAGGACGGCGAGCCGTTCGCGATGGCGGGTATCTGGAGCGAGCGCGTCCCCGAGACCACGCAGACCGGCTTGGGTGCGTTCGCGGGCGACGGGCCGAGCGACCCGGAGCCGGTGGAGACGTTCGCCGTGCTGACGCGGGCGGCGACGGGAACGGTCGCGGACTACCACCACCGCGAGTCCGTCGTGGTCGCGCCCGACGACTACGGGACGTGGCTGTCCGGCGACGACCCGCTCGACGACGTGCTCGCGGAGTCCGCGTCCTTCCGCGCGCACCGGGTGTCGTCGGCGGTGAACGACCCGGGGAACGACGCGCCCGAACTCACGCGTCCGGTGTGA
- a CDS encoding sensor histidine kinase has translation MRLTTGRGGLLLLAALLFGAAAVTTGFVVERTLTTAETPVESVIVGVKLAVLVVPTLALLVVSRGVDASSARSVLEWGVIVGVSVAGTAAVTNVHIGTSPHSGISFAVSVLTAMNVGCLLGVLIGMHAADADENARLANERRDDFVFLNRLLRHHLLNAVTIIRGRAELLEGDVDDEGAEHVRAIRQRSDHVASLVETVQTIANALSENTNTTRVDIGPLVRDIAGAHRDSAAGANVEVDVPSNTFAESNGSLRVVFDHLVENAVEHNDADDPVVRIDVTERGDDVEVRVVDNGSGFPERVRETAFEPGDAGDSALGLYAVGVIVEDCGGSVDITETDDRTEIVVTLRRASPPT, from the coding sequence GTGCGTCTTACGACCGGCCGCGGCGGCCTCTTGCTACTCGCCGCCCTCCTGTTCGGAGCCGCGGCCGTCACCACCGGGTTCGTCGTCGAGCGGACGCTCACCACCGCGGAGACGCCGGTGGAGAGCGTCATCGTCGGCGTGAAGCTCGCCGTGCTCGTCGTCCCGACGCTCGCGCTCCTCGTCGTCTCGCGCGGCGTGGACGCGTCGTCCGCCCGCTCCGTGCTGGAGTGGGGCGTCATCGTCGGCGTCTCCGTCGCGGGCACGGCGGCCGTCACGAACGTCCACATCGGCACGTCCCCCCACTCCGGGATTTCGTTCGCGGTGTCCGTGCTCACCGCGATGAACGTCGGATGCCTGCTCGGCGTGCTCATCGGCATGCACGCGGCGGACGCCGACGAGAACGCTCGTCTCGCGAACGAACGCCGCGACGACTTCGTCTTCCTGAACCGCCTGCTCCGCCACCACCTCCTGAACGCCGTCACCATCATCCGGGGGCGAGCCGAACTCCTCGAAGGCGACGTGGACGACGAGGGCGCAGAGCACGTGCGCGCCATCCGCCAGCGGAGCGACCATGTCGCGTCCCTCGTCGAGACCGTGCAGACTATCGCGAACGCGCTCTCCGAGAACACGAACACGACCCGCGTCGATATCGGGCCGCTCGTCCGCGACATCGCCGGCGCGCACCGTGATTCCGCCGCTGGCGCGAACGTCGAGGTGGACGTGCCGTCGAACACGTTCGCGGAGTCGAACGGGTCGCTCCGCGTGGTCTTCGACCACCTCGTGGAGAACGCGGTAGAGCACAACGACGCCGACGACCCGGTCGTCCGCATCGACGTCACCGAACGCGGCGACGACGTCGAGGTGCGGGTCGTGGACAACGGCTCGGGCTTCCCGGAGCGCGTGCGCGAGACCGCGTTCGAACCCGGGGACGCCGGGGACAGCGCGCTCGGCCTCTACGCGGTCGGCGTCATCGTCGAGGACTGCGGGGGGAGCGTGGACATCACGGAGACGGACGACCGCACCGAAATCGTCGTCACGCTCCGTCGCGCGTCGCCGCCGACGTGA
- a CDS encoding DUF2797 domain-containing protein codes for MQVVGYRTAVREDGPALVVAEDGAVSRVSLAPGERLDYGLGARHCAGAVDGDTHHACGDESAPYCPLHSSTWVCARCTGDCLKEEMDCREDHAIYLAAFAPDVFKVGVTREWRLDTRLREQGAQRAAHLQTVPNGRIAREIEADIATEIPDRVRVPAKLDGLHEDVDADAWAAALADFDPVEEFAFDYGFDLDSRPVATTAARGTVVGTQGRVLVLERGDTAYGIDLRDLVGHELDPEKADANRQSSLAGYL; via the coding sequence GTGCAAGTCGTGGGGTATCGGACGGCCGTCCGGGAGGACGGGCCGGCGTTGGTCGTCGCGGAGGACGGCGCGGTGTCGCGGGTCTCGCTCGCGCCCGGGGAGCGTCTGGACTACGGCCTCGGGGCGCGCCACTGCGCGGGGGCGGTGGACGGCGACACCCATCACGCGTGCGGCGACGAGAGCGCGCCGTACTGTCCCCTGCACAGTTCGACGTGGGTGTGTGCGCGGTGTACGGGCGACTGCCTGAAGGAGGAGATGGACTGCCGCGAGGACCACGCGATATATCTCGCGGCGTTCGCGCCCGACGTGTTCAAGGTCGGCGTCACCCGCGAGTGGCGTCTCGACACGCGGCTCCGCGAGCAGGGCGCACAGCGTGCGGCGCACCTCCAGACGGTCCCGAACGGCCGCATCGCCCGCGAAATCGAGGCGGACATCGCGACCGAGATTCCCGACCGCGTGCGCGTCCCGGCGAAACTCGACGGACTCCACGAGGACGTGGACGCGGACGCGTGGGCGGCGGCGCTCGCCGACTTCGACCCCGTCGAGGAGTTCGCGTTCGACTACGGGTTCGACCTGGACAGCCGGCCCGTCGCCACCACCGCCGCGCGCGGCACCGTCGTCGGCACGCAGGGCCGCGTGCTCGTGCTCGAACGCGGCGACACGGCGTACGGAATCGACCTCCGCGACCTCGTCGGCCACGAACTCGACCCGGAGAAAGCGGACGCGAACCGACAGTCGAGTCTCGCGGGCTACCTATAG
- a CDS encoding peroxidase-related enzyme (This protein belongs to a clade of uncharacterized proteins related to peroxidases such as the alkylhydroperoxidase AhpD.) gives MGDDAMRRFPVPDRIDLPDDVRERIDAETEDAGFTPNVFPAFAYKPSHFRPFFDYHDALVEDSTLERGEIEMLVVTVSGVNDCLYCVVAHGALCRIYNQAPKLADQLATNHRLADLGDAHREMLDFAVKLTESPGEITDSDVDALRDAGFSREEIWDITSVVAVFNLSNRMATVADMRPNDEFYDLGR, from the coding sequence ATGGGTGATGATGCCATGCGTCGGTTCCCGGTGCCCGATCGGATCGACCTCCCCGACGACGTACGCGAACGAATCGACGCCGAAACCGAGGACGCCGGATTCACGCCGAACGTCTTCCCCGCGTTCGCGTACAAGCCCTCGCACTTCCGGCCCTTCTTCGACTACCACGACGCGCTCGTCGAGGACTCCACGCTCGAACGCGGCGAAATCGAGATGCTCGTCGTCACCGTCAGCGGCGTGAACGACTGCCTCTACTGCGTCGTCGCGCACGGCGCGCTCTGCCGCATCTACAACCAAGCGCCGAAACTCGCAGACCAACTCGCGACCAACCATCGCCTCGCCGACCTCGGGGACGCCCACCGCGAGATGCTCGACTTCGCGGTGAAACTCACCGAATCCCCCGGCGAAATCACCGACAGCGACGTGGACGCGCTCCGCGACGCCGGCTTCAGCCGGGAGGAGATCTGGGACATCACCAGCGTCGTCGCCGTCTTCAACCTCAGCAACCGCATGGCCACCGTCGCGGACATGCGGCCCAACGACGAGTTCTACGACCTCGGGCGATAG
- a CDS encoding response regulator, which yields MSAEGTPVVLVVDDEPDMTRLYEAWLSGEYEVWVANDGHEALERIDERVDLVFLDRRMPDLLGREVLEQIRERGYDCRVAMLTAVAPDVDIIRMGFDAYLTKPVDREDVLAAADRLLSLDQYDDDLQELYVLVEKRSSLERAVPDEELDENPAYEELEDRIEELEDRLDETVQEFDENSFRAMFREL from the coding sequence ATGAGCGCTGAGGGCACGCCGGTCGTGCTCGTCGTGGACGACGAGCCGGACATGACGCGGCTCTACGAGGCGTGGCTCTCCGGCGAGTACGAGGTCTGGGTGGCCAACGACGGACACGAAGCCCTGGAACGCATCGACGAGCGCGTCGACCTCGTGTTCCTCGACCGCCGAATGCCGGACTTGCTCGGCCGGGAAGTCCTCGAACAGATACGCGAACGCGGCTACGACTGCCGGGTGGCGATGCTCACCGCCGTCGCGCCCGACGTGGACATCATCCGAATGGGGTTCGACGCCTACCTCACGAAACCGGTCGACCGCGAGGACGTGCTCGCGGCGGCCGACCGCCTGCTCTCGCTCGACCAGTACGACGACGACCTCCAGGAGTTGTACGTGCTCGTGGAGAAACGCAGCAGCCTCGAACGCGCCGTTCCCGACGAGGAACTGGACGAGAACCCCGCGTACGAGGAGCTCGAAGACCGAATCGAGGAACTCGAAGACCGCCTCGACGAGACCGTCCAGGAGTTCGACGAGAACAGTTTCCGCGCGATGTTCCGCGAGCTATAG
- a CDS encoding GAF domain-containing sensor histidine kinase, which yields MAVSRVVALAPDHHRNALADALTAYDATVVSDADAALDALDPSVRAVVCHAAAADWERVVAAADDARGVAAIVLTDGDPSPDEVAAANATPVYAGADWDWTRTLADALPDDPGDAEDYTRFIEEAPVPIVVTDADGIVRRANTATADLFGYDDPARIVGNPATAPVHPRDRDRATERMRRVLDDRTSAPTTALTFRDRDGDPLRVLAATAPATLDGEPAARTILLPDESYETRRELAESREKIAAIHEVAVELEGATTVSEVCERTVRAAEDILDLDLSVIDSVRDGHFEVEYASEKLPEDNLTHMPSDAGLLGTAYQAGETIITDRVSESDDADPQGPYESALSVPMGEWGAFQAVALEPNAFDESDEELAEILVSHAHVAVERIERQQDLRERERAFSALHDATREMANATTEREVLERAVAAAVETLEMPLAGALRHDTDARCLRPEVMTDEGRDLVGDHPPLREGESLAYDVFASGEPGVYNDLSAAAGRANPDTPLGSELILPLGDFGVLIFGSRERNAFDGVAVTTGRVLAANTTTVLDRVAREAEVAAERERLDEFASIVAHDLRNPLNTASGFLELARETGEDEPLERVAESLERMDRLIEDVLTLARQGTLAGDQTAVVLADAAREAWQVTPEDAGTLVTPDESVVVSADRERLLELLGNLFENARTHAGPDATVTVGALPDDDGFFVADDGPGVPPSKRGRVFEHGYSTSDAGTGFGLSIVESIADAHGWRVELTESESGGARFEFRGVTSAATRDGA from the coding sequence ATGGCGGTCTCCCGCGTGGTCGCACTCGCGCCCGACCACCACCGGAACGCGCTCGCGGACGCGCTCACAGCCTACGACGCGACGGTCGTGAGCGACGCCGACGCCGCGCTCGACGCGCTCGACCCGAGCGTGCGCGCGGTCGTCTGTCACGCCGCGGCCGCGGACTGGGAGCGCGTCGTCGCGGCCGCGGACGACGCCCGAGGCGTCGCGGCGATCGTCCTCACGGACGGCGACCCGTCGCCGGACGAAGTGGCGGCGGCGAACGCGACGCCCGTCTACGCCGGCGCGGACTGGGACTGGACGCGAACGCTCGCGGACGCGCTCCCGGACGACCCCGGGGACGCCGAGGACTACACGCGGTTCATCGAGGAAGCACCCGTCCCCATCGTCGTCACGGACGCGGACGGAATCGTCCGCCGGGCGAACACCGCGACGGCCGACCTGTTCGGGTACGACGACCCCGCGCGAATCGTGGGGAACCCCGCGACCGCGCCCGTTCACCCGCGAGACCGCGACCGGGCGACCGAGCGCATGCGGCGCGTGCTCGACGACCGCACGTCCGCGCCGACGACCGCGCTCACGTTCCGCGACCGCGACGGCGACCCGCTCCGCGTGCTCGCGGCGACCGCGCCCGCGACGCTCGACGGCGAACCCGCGGCGCGCACGATTCTCCTCCCCGACGAGTCCTACGAGACGCGCCGCGAACTCGCGGAGAGCAGGGAGAAGATAGCGGCGATCCACGAGGTCGCGGTGGAACTGGAGGGCGCGACGACCGTGAGCGAGGTCTGCGAGCGCACCGTGCGGGCGGCGGAGGACATCCTCGACCTCGACCTCTCCGTCATCGACAGCGTGCGCGACGGCCACTTCGAGGTCGAGTACGCCTCCGAGAAACTCCCCGAGGACAACCTCACGCACATGCCGTCCGACGCGGGATTGCTCGGCACCGCGTACCAGGCGGGCGAGACCATCATCACCGACCGGGTCTCGGAGAGCGACGACGCCGACCCCCAGGGACCCTACGAGTCCGCGCTCTCGGTTCCGATGGGCGAATGGGGGGCGTTCCAGGCGGTCGCGCTCGAACCGAACGCGTTCGACGAGTCGGACGAGGAACTCGCGGAAATCCTCGTCTCGCACGCGCACGTCGCCGTGGAGCGCATCGAGCGACAGCAAGACCTCCGGGAGCGCGAGCGCGCGTTCTCCGCGTTGCACGACGCGACCCGGGAGATGGCGAACGCGACCACGGAGCGCGAGGTGCTCGAACGCGCGGTCGCGGCGGCCGTCGAAACCCTGGAGATGCCGCTCGCGGGCGCGCTCCGCCACGACACGGACGCGCGGTGTCTCCGACCGGAAGTGATGACGGACGAGGGCCGAGACCTAGTCGGCGACCATCCGCCGCTCCGGGAGGGCGAGAGCCTCGCGTACGACGTGTTCGCGTCCGGCGAACCCGGCGTGTACAACGACCTGAGCGCGGCGGCGGGGCGCGCGAACCCGGACACGCCGCTGGGGAGCGAACTCATCCTCCCGCTCGGCGACTTCGGCGTGCTCATTTTCGGAAGTCGGGAGCGGAACGCGTTCGACGGCGTGGCCGTGACGACGGGCCGCGTGCTCGCCGCGAACACCACCACCGTCCTCGACCGGGTCGCGCGCGAGGCGGAGGTCGCGGCCGAGCGCGAGCGACTCGACGAGTTCGCGAGCATCGTCGCGCACGACCTCCGCAACCCCCTGAACACCGCGAGCGGCTTCCTCGAACTCGCGCGCGAGACCGGCGAGGACGAACCGCTCGAACGCGTCGCCGAGTCCCTCGAACGCATGGACAGACTCATCGAGGACGTGCTCACGCTCGCCCGACAGGGCACGCTCGCGGGCGACCAGACCGCGGTCGTGCTCGCGGACGCCGCGCGCGAGGCGTGGCAGGTCACGCCCGAGGACGCGGGGACGCTCGTCACGCCCGACGAGTCGGTCGTGGTGTCCGCCGACCGCGAGCGCCTCCTGGAACTGCTCGGGAACCTCTTCGAGAACGCGCGAACGCACGCCGGCCCTGACGCGACCGTGACCGTCGGCGCGCTCCCGGACGACGACGGGTTCTTCGTGGCCGACGACGGCCCCGGCGTCCCGCCGTCGAAACGCGGGCGCGTGTTCGAACACGGATACTCCACGAGCGACGCGGGAACCGGGTTCGGGTTGAGCATCGTGGAGAGCATCGCCGACGCGCACGGCTGGCGGGTCGAGTTGACGGAGAGCGAGTCCGGCGGCGCGCGCTTCGAGTTCCGCGGTGTCACGTCGGCGGCGACGCGCGACGGAGCGTGA